Proteins co-encoded in one Desulfitobacterium hafniense DCB-2 genomic window:
- a CDS encoding corrinoid protein, whose product MAKIEEVKAMVEAGKMRQVPVLVQEALAEGSAAQDILQAMVDSMSVVGDKFSAGEIYVPEMLMSAKAMAKGVDVLKPLMANGSGSSLGTCIIGTVAGDLHDIGKNLVSMMMESAGFAIVDLGVDVPATKWIEAIKDHKNVTLVACSGLLTTTMPALKEAVQTIKGSGLTGFKVIVGGAPVSQQFADEIGADGFAPDAGSAAVKAKELVS is encoded by the coding sequence ATGGCGAAAATAGAAGAAGTCAAAGCAATGGTAGAGGCCGGAAAAATGAGACAAGTTCCCGTTCTGGTTCAGGAAGCGCTCGCTGAAGGAAGTGCGGCTCAGGATATTCTGCAAGCCATGGTTGATTCGATGAGTGTTGTTGGAGACAAATTTTCCGCCGGAGAAATTTATGTTCCGGAAATGCTGATGTCCGCTAAAGCCATGGCTAAAGGCGTCGATGTTTTGAAACCGCTCATGGCAAACGGCAGCGGCAGTTCCTTAGGCACCTGCATCATCGGAACTGTCGCCGGTGACCTGCACGATATCGGCAAAAACCTTGTTTCTATGATGATGGAAAGCGCCGGGTTTGCAATAGTGGATCTGGGTGTCGATGTGCCGGCAACGAAATGGATTGAAGCAATTAAAGATCATAAGAACGTCACCTTAGTGGCTTGTTCGGGGCTTTTGACCACCACGATGCCGGCGTTGAAAGAAGCTGTCCAGACCATCAAAGGAAGCGGACTTACAGGATTCAAAGTGATTGTCGGCGGTGCTCCTGTTAGCCAGCAGTTCGCTGATGAAATTGGTGCTGATGGATTTGCCCCGGATGCCGGCAGTGCCGCGGTCAAAGCGAAAGAACTCGTATCTTGA
- a CDS encoding NADH:flavin oxidoreductase — protein MLPLFEPIRIKDLEIKNRIVMPPMALDIATEQGAITHKLIEHYRMRTRGVGMIIVEHAYVNPEGKAHPRQLGIHRDDLIPALEHLAAEIHKQGAVVGIQISHGGARSMGNICGPSSIQSQYLTRFGEADRKNCRVLPRKLDQEGIKGIIADFARAARRAQKAGFDFVEIHGAHGYLVNQFYSPLTNIRHDEYGGSLERRLTFPLEVVKSVRRVVGKSMPIFYRLGADDRLPGGNTVQDSALAAQALEAAGVDCLDLSGGISGYLRHGEEGFFAYMGQAIKPQVTIPVMVTGGIKTGNKANEMIAGGIADFVGVGRTLLKENEWAYKEWVRMGSGTCPYQAI, from the coding sequence ATGCTGCCATTATTTGAGCCGATCCGGATTAAAGATTTAGAAATAAAGAACCGCATCGTTATGCCCCCTATGGCTCTGGATATTGCCACAGAGCAGGGTGCCATAACCCATAAATTAATCGAGCACTATCGGATGCGCACCCGGGGTGTGGGCATGATTATTGTCGAGCATGCTTATGTTAACCCTGAGGGGAAGGCTCATCCCCGTCAGTTAGGAATTCATAGGGATGACTTAATTCCAGCCCTGGAGCATCTGGCTGCCGAAATCCATAAGCAGGGAGCGGTGGTGGGAATCCAAATCAGCCATGGGGGAGCGAGATCCATGGGGAATATTTGCGGTCCCTCCAGTATCCAATCCCAATATCTGACACGATTCGGAGAGGCTGATCGGAAAAACTGCCGGGTCCTGCCCAGGAAGCTGGATCAGGAAGGGATCAAAGGAATTATTGCGGACTTTGCCCGGGCCGCCCGCCGGGCCCAAAAAGCCGGTTTTGATTTCGTGGAAATTCATGGTGCCCATGGCTATTTAGTCAACCAGTTTTACTCCCCTCTCACCAATATCCGTCACGATGAGTATGGCGGTTCACTGGAACGGCGCTTGACTTTCCCCTTGGAAGTGGTCAAAAGTGTGCGGCGTGTCGTAGGTAAAAGTATGCCCATATTTTATCGCCTGGGAGCAGACGACCGTCTCCCCGGCGGCAACACAGTCCAGGATAGTGCCCTTGCGGCACAGGCTTTAGAGGCGGCAGGAGTGGACTGTCTGGATCTCTCCGGGGGCATTTCCGGTTATCTCCGCCATGGGGAAGAGGGCTTCTTTGCCTATATGGGCCAAGCGATCAAGCCCCAGGTCACTATTCCGGTTATGGTTACCGGCGGAATTAAAACAGGGAATAAAGCCAATGAAATGATCGCCGGCGGTATTGCCGATTTTGTCGGTGTGGGCCGTACCCTCTTGAAAGAGAATGAGTGGGCTTACAAGGAATGGGTCAGGATGGGTTCCGGAACCTGCCCTTATCAGGCGATTTAG
- a CDS encoding MFS transporter: MNEFIAIFKEKGKVLLPILLFIVFQSAFNAFSPVLKGISAEFPEVSVTLIQMVITLPSLLSLPMQLLSGVFSTYLRKKTLVQIALCFMLIGGLAPILVHSSIYAIFVSCGLIGLGQGLLISVSAALITEHFDGNQRGTVFGFKQVASSAGIMFLTLCIGYLAMSAWYNAYWVYLLVIPVLIVVTMYLPKGELDAKLLGKGVGASTVKAILNPSFFYMCFMLFFMGALLFTFYTNISMMVVEKGLGEASAVGQVTALNSFMTIGVGLIIGLVLRAAKKYLMVVAMVVLSIAFFILFSANTFAVVCYGGIAFGIGAGLQQASTLYFLSEAVPKSSSTLGIGLGMAFISFGVNFSPLMVNTLKGVIFNMPNASGSMLVAACGYIVLMIIDIIRETFFNKDSKIGYPASKAI, from the coding sequence ATGAATGAGTTTATAGCGATCTTCAAAGAAAAAGGTAAGGTATTGTTACCGATTCTCTTATTTATTGTTTTCCAAAGTGCATTTAATGCCTTTTCTCCAGTCTTAAAAGGAATTTCCGCGGAATTCCCCGAAGTGTCCGTTACCCTTATTCAAATGGTCATCACGCTGCCTTCCTTATTATCGTTGCCCATGCAACTTTTAAGCGGTGTTTTTTCTACTTACCTCCGCAAGAAAACCTTGGTTCAGATTGCGCTTTGTTTCATGCTTATCGGCGGGCTAGCACCGATTTTGGTTCATAGCAGTATTTATGCCATATTTGTCAGCTGTGGGTTGATCGGGCTGGGACAAGGATTGCTGATATCGGTCTCCGCGGCATTGATTACCGAGCATTTTGACGGGAATCAGCGTGGCACCGTATTTGGCTTCAAACAAGTCGCCAGCAGCGCAGGCATAATGTTCCTGACTCTTTGTATTGGTTATTTAGCAATGAGTGCCTGGTACAACGCTTATTGGGTCTACCTTTTGGTCATACCGGTATTAATTGTGGTGACAATGTATCTTCCTAAAGGCGAGCTGGATGCCAAACTTTTGGGTAAAGGCGTAGGAGCCAGCACTGTTAAGGCTATTTTGAATCCTTCCTTTTTCTATATGTGTTTCATGCTCTTTTTCATGGGTGCCTTATTATTCACATTTTACACCAATATCTCTATGATGGTGGTAGAGAAAGGATTGGGGGAAGCTTCCGCGGTAGGTCAGGTTACCGCCCTCAATTCATTTATGACCATAGGTGTCGGTTTAATTATTGGCCTTGTGCTTAGAGCAGCGAAAAAATATTTGATGGTTGTAGCCATGGTCGTCCTAAGTATTGCTTTTTTCATTCTTTTTTCAGCAAATACCTTTGCGGTTGTTTGCTACGGCGGTATTGCGTTTGGTATAGGCGCAGGTTTGCAGCAGGCCAGTACGCTATATTTTTTGTCGGAAGCCGTTCCCAAGTCGTCCAGTACGTTAGGGATTGGCCTTGGAATGGCCTTTATCAGCTTTGGAGTTAATTTTTCACCTCTGATGGTTAACACCCTCAAAGGCGTCATTTTTAATATGCCGAATGCTTCCGGCAGTATGCTGGTAGCCGCCTGTGGGTACATCGTTCTGATGATTATTGATATTATCCGGGAAACATTTTTTAACAAAGATTCTAAGATTGGGTATCCTGCGTCTAAAGCAATTTAA
- a CDS encoding MFS transporter — protein MAAICYMFDQMDVGTFAYAAPVLVKTWGLTMEQIAQVNSYGFVGMFLGAIFGGWIADKIGRKKTIILCVAIFSLGSLGNALAFNFHTLAITRFFTGLGVIGMLVVAMVYIAEMMPSEHRGRYQALTMACGTIAIPVGAAFARWVVPLSTESWRYIFVLGGTSILLLPFCFIVFKESPRWLVSKGRITEAEKVIREITGREVDLSSEVPEKIKKSSSLSTLKLILSKEYLKRTIILVIITDGVVLGAQMLGGFYPAILQEYAGFQLTLVLSIMALSWWGIPFGDLSASLVSDKGGRKGPLALFSIINGMTFVVCGFFPTPAVIIAAVFLSRVFGGGSVSILYTYLAESYPTHIRSTAVGLIMGQVRILSAVIVLIVPPILATYGWLGVHLVNAGIIIVTAIVALIFGQKTSKRTLEEINKAPG, from the coding sequence TTGGCAGCAATATGTTACATGTTTGACCAGATGGACGTAGGTACCTTTGCTTATGCAGCACCGGTATTGGTTAAAACCTGGGGACTTACGATGGAACAAATTGCTCAAGTAAATTCCTACGGTTTTGTGGGAATGTTTTTGGGAGCTATTTTTGGCGGCTGGATTGCGGACAAGATAGGACGAAAGAAAACGATCATCTTATGCGTTGCCATATTTTCACTCGGATCCCTGGGAAACGCTCTGGCATTCAATTTTCATACATTAGCGATCACCCGTTTTTTTACCGGCCTGGGTGTTATCGGTATGTTGGTCGTGGCGATGGTTTATATAGCGGAAATGATGCCAAGCGAGCATAGGGGAAGATATCAAGCCCTAACCATGGCCTGTGGAACGATCGCCATCCCTGTGGGTGCGGCATTTGCCCGGTGGGTTGTTCCGCTGAGTACTGAAAGCTGGCGTTATATTTTCGTCCTGGGCGGCACCAGTATTTTATTATTGCCGTTTTGTTTCATTGTTTTTAAAGAGTCCCCGCGTTGGCTGGTGTCCAAAGGACGGATAACGGAAGCAGAAAAAGTTATTCGCGAAATTACCGGGCGAGAGGTTGATTTAAGTTCGGAAGTCCCGGAGAAAATTAAAAAAAGCAGCAGTCTATCCACCTTAAAACTAATACTCAGTAAGGAATATCTTAAGCGGACCATTATACTTGTTATTATCACGGATGGAGTAGTATTGGGGGCCCAGATGTTAGGCGGTTTTTATCCTGCTATCCTGCAGGAATATGCTGGGTTTCAGTTAACATTGGTGTTGTCGATCATGGCCTTATCCTGGTGGGGAATACCTTTTGGCGATCTGTCCGCTTCTTTGGTTTCCGATAAGGGCGGTCGCAAGGGGCCTTTGGCTTTATTTTCAATTATTAATGGGATGACCTTTGTCGTATGCGGCTTTTTTCCAACACCGGCAGTCATTATCGCAGCGGTATTTTTAAGCAGGGTCTTTGGCGGCGGCTCGGTGTCTATCCTTTATACTTATCTGGCTGAATCCTATCCTACCCACATCAGAAGCACCGCCGTAGGGTTAATTATGGGACAAGTCCGCATCCTGTCCGCCGTCATTGTGCTTATCGTCCCGCCGATCTTGGCGACATATGGCTGGTTGGGGGTTCACTTGGTCAATGCAGGAATAATAATCGTCACAGCAATCGTCGCTTTGATATTTGGACAGAAAACAAGCAAAAGAACCTTGGAGGAAATAAACAAGGCGCCGGGATAA
- a CDS encoding methyltetrahydrofolate cobalamin methyltransferase: MIIIGEKINGAIPSVARAIAERNSDFIRNLAKIQADAGANFIDVCASTDVNIEVETLRWLIDLVQEVTDTPICIDSPHVQAIVEAIPFCKRPGLINSVSGEGDKIDVIFPLIADTKWEVAALLCDDSGISKTAEKRLEVFSHIMKRAGEFNIAPSRLHIDPLVEMLCTSEDGINMIVGVMKEIKRQYPSVHITGGCSNVSFNLPVRKLVNQAFLVLAMNAGMDSGIIDPTNQDLAGMIFATEALLGQDEYCMEYISAFRDGRFGQKK, from the coding sequence ATGATTATCATTGGCGAAAAAATCAACGGCGCTATTCCTTCCGTCGCGAGAGCCATTGCGGAAAGGAATTCTGACTTCATTCGCAACCTGGCAAAGATTCAAGCCGATGCCGGCGCAAACTTCATCGATGTCTGTGCCTCCACCGATGTTAATATCGAAGTGGAGACTTTAAGATGGCTGATTGATCTGGTGCAGGAAGTGACCGATACCCCGATCTGCATCGACAGCCCCCATGTACAGGCGATCGTCGAGGCTATTCCGTTCTGCAAGCGCCCTGGTCTGATTAATTCCGTATCGGGAGAAGGAGATAAAATCGATGTAATCTTCCCGCTCATTGCCGATACCAAATGGGAAGTAGCAGCGCTATTATGCGATGACAGCGGCATTTCCAAAACCGCGGAGAAACGGCTCGAAGTCTTTTCCCACATCATGAAAAGGGCCGGAGAATTTAATATCGCGCCGTCCCGCCTGCACATCGACCCCCTGGTGGAAATGCTCTGCACCTCGGAAGACGGCATCAACATGATTGTCGGCGTCATGAAGGAAATTAAACGCCAGTATCCGTCTGTTCATATCACCGGCGGCTGCAGTAACGTTTCTTTCAATCTGCCGGTCCGTAAACTGGTTAATCAGGCCTTCCTGGTCCTGGCCATGAATGCGGGTATGGACAGCGGCATTATCGACCCGACCAATCAGGATTTAGCCGGCATGATCTTCGCGACCGAAGCCCTCCTGGGACAGGATGAATACTGCATGGAATACATCAGTGCCTTCCGTGACGGAAGATTCGGCCAGAAAAAATAA
- a CDS encoding uroporphyrinogen decarboxylase family protein, which produces MSIPKFDPSELKVIAEIPNRFGYQPIPIYNFPVTGKEAIKALFERKPIWQVMLNMGVEAAPFTPPIHPDYVARALVIDGTFVPGVTNTTGGKDLFGIEWEYVPSARGSMVRPGKPFIEDANELKDKVIWPDIAKWDWTGCQKANETYLNKTNAIHGMLLNGWFERLIAFMDFEGAVLAISDEDQQDAVKEFFDKLTNLYIEICDKQLKHFPQIDYFVIHDDWGSQKDTFFSPATVREMIVPYMRRLTDFLHFKGRYCDLHSCGNLIKQVPNMIEAGFDSWNPQLMNDIGKIYELYGDKIIIATAPDDLFDPETASEEEQRASAKAYAEKYCNPNKPTTFSQYAQADLKIMTTAFREELYKQSRLLYGV; this is translated from the coding sequence ATGAGTATTCCAAAATTTGACCCCAGTGAACTTAAAGTCATTGCTGAAATCCCCAATCGTTTTGGATACCAGCCCATCCCCATCTACAATTTTCCTGTCACAGGCAAGGAAGCGATCAAAGCTTTGTTTGAAAGAAAACCGATTTGGCAGGTTATGCTGAACATGGGAGTGGAAGCGGCGCCATTTACGCCGCCTATCCACCCGGATTACGTAGCCAGAGCGCTGGTCATCGATGGAACATTTGTTCCTGGGGTGACCAATACGACAGGCGGCAAGGATCTTTTCGGCATTGAGTGGGAATACGTGCCTTCGGCGAGAGGCTCCATGGTCCGGCCCGGCAAGCCGTTTATTGAAGATGCCAATGAGCTTAAGGATAAGGTCATTTGGCCTGATATCGCCAAATGGGATTGGACGGGCTGTCAAAAGGCCAATGAAACGTACTTAAATAAGACGAATGCCATCCACGGTATGCTTTTGAACGGCTGGTTCGAACGCCTGATTGCTTTTATGGATTTTGAAGGCGCGGTGCTGGCCATCAGTGATGAGGACCAGCAGGACGCTGTTAAGGAATTTTTTGACAAGCTCACAAACTTATATATTGAAATTTGTGATAAACAGCTTAAACATTTTCCTCAGATTGACTATTTTGTAATCCATGATGACTGGGGTTCGCAGAAAGATACCTTCTTTTCTCCGGCAACCGTTAGGGAAATGATTGTTCCTTATATGAGAAGGCTGACTGATTTCCTTCATTTTAAGGGCAGATACTGCGACCTGCACAGCTGCGGCAATCTGATCAAACAGGTTCCCAATATGATCGAGGCGGGCTTTGACTCCTGGAATCCGCAGTTAATGAACGATATTGGAAAAATCTATGAACTGTACGGGGATAAAATCATTATCGCCACCGCGCCTGACGATTTGTTTGATCCGGAGACAGCTTCGGAAGAAGAGCAAAGAGCTTCGGCCAAAGCATACGCGGAAAAATACTGCAATCCGAATAAACCCACTACGTTCAGTCAGTACGCCCAGGCGGACCTTAAGATCATGACGACTGCCTTCAGAGAAGAGCTTTATAAGCAGTCCCGTCTTCTATATGGCGTCTAA
- a CDS encoding MFS transporter translates to MSAQSSQNTVTKPRLWTRNYLFTLFANQFVCLSFHMLLPTLPLFVRHLDATEDIIGLIMGVFTVTALGIRPFAGRAVDTKGRKVIFLWGAAIIVSSVFAYSLFPVIPFILTFRLIHGLGFGLSTTAVGAMVTDFVPNSRLGEGMGYYGLATVISMAVSPAVGLFIFHSWGASALFHVSAFIAGLGAFSAMFVKYPQKITPRPNEPTSFFLEKNAYLPTVMILLVIITHASIIAFVSLYADSLNISNIGIFFTLYAISSLLTRPVFGLLSDRKGFSYSIIPGIILTSTALIVLYFARDFSHFMIAAICYGIGYGGLLPAFQTMAVRKASPARRGAATSTFYCGMDIGSAFGMIACGFIAKATGYSTMFLLLVIPVLLALLCYLFLGRDSFKSQQRLQSLLGKMKR, encoded by the coding sequence ATGTCTGCACAAAGCTCTCAAAATACTGTAACCAAACCCCGTCTCTGGACCAGAAATTATCTTTTTACGCTCTTCGCCAACCAATTCGTCTGTTTAAGTTTCCATATGCTCTTACCTACCCTGCCGCTTTTTGTCCGGCACTTGGATGCAACTGAAGATATTATTGGATTAATTATGGGCGTTTTTACGGTTACGGCTCTTGGCATTCGCCCTTTCGCCGGACGGGCAGTGGATACCAAAGGACGAAAAGTTATTTTTTTATGGGGTGCGGCAATCATCGTTTCGTCTGTATTTGCTTACAGTCTTTTTCCCGTTATCCCATTTATCCTTACTTTTCGCTTGATTCATGGCTTAGGCTTCGGTCTGTCTACAACAGCGGTCGGGGCCATGGTCACTGATTTTGTTCCTAATTCAAGACTGGGGGAAGGTATGGGTTATTACGGACTTGCCACCGTGATCTCAATGGCTGTTTCTCCTGCCGTCGGTTTATTTATTTTTCATTCCTGGGGTGCCAGCGCCCTTTTTCACGTCTCTGCTTTTATAGCGGGCCTGGGCGCTTTTTCAGCAATGTTTGTCAAGTATCCCCAGAAAATCACACCCCGACCCAATGAGCCAACATCTTTCTTTTTAGAAAAAAATGCTTATCTGCCTACTGTCATGATCTTGCTTGTCATTATCACCCACGCTTCGATCATAGCTTTTGTTTCCTTATACGCCGACTCCTTAAATATATCGAACATAGGTATATTTTTCACGCTTTACGCCATTTCCTCTCTGCTTACCAGACCGGTTTTCGGATTGTTAAGCGACAGGAAAGGTTTCAGTTACTCCATAATCCCGGGAATTATTTTAACCTCCACAGCGCTGATCGTTTTGTATTTTGCCCGGGACTTCTCTCACTTTATGATTGCAGCCATTTGCTACGGTATAGGCTATGGCGGACTTCTCCCAGCCTTTCAGACAATGGCTGTGCGCAAAGCCTCTCCTGCCAGACGCGGCGCAGCTACCAGCACATTCTATTGCGGAATGGATATCGGTTCAGCCTTTGGGATGATTGCCTGTGGTTTTATCGCTAAGGCGACGGGATACAGCACAATGTTTCTATTATTGGTTATTCCTGTGCTGCTGGCTTTACTATGTTACCTTTTCCTGGGAAGAGACAGCTTCAAAAGTCAGCAGCGGCTGCAATCTCTTCTTGGTAAAATGAAAAGATAA
- the tig gene encoding trigger factor: MNAVLENIENSEAHFRFTIDYKVFADALEKTYKKNKKNYQVAGFRKGSVPRSVIESQYGSTVFYQEALDLIMADEYKKAVEGLALDTIGDPDIEVGEIEKGQELSVKASVPVVPEVTLGQLEGIEVVMPKAREVKKADIEKSLEELQYKNKKITDKEMEPAEKGDTVTVDYDCELDGTKFEPVVDYKALLDDSPDTMGFELQLKGARKGDILTIEQVFPQDHLQPQIAGKTACFNVTVKKVERIEMLPLDDAFAQTVGNVSTMEEFRAEIKKNLEEAAAQRVQMQRNNAILSELFKRCQVKIPESLIMQRAMSMLEQFSGQLEAEGGTLDLYLQLMNRKSEDFKREVWQDAENSLKADYILDKVIKEKGYTVSEEELNQGCEKFALSINMAPENARQNLGPLVNKVEYDLKAEKAFHYLLEHAVIREGNKMA, translated from the coding sequence ATGAATGCCGTATTAGAAAACATTGAGAACAGTGAAGCCCACTTCCGGTTTACGATTGACTACAAAGTCTTTGCGGACGCTCTGGAGAAAACCTATAAGAAGAATAAGAAGAACTATCAGGTGGCAGGGTTCCGTAAAGGAAGTGTCCCCCGTTCCGTCATCGAATCCCAATATGGTTCCACAGTCTTTTACCAGGAAGCTCTGGACTTGATCATGGCTGATGAATATAAGAAAGCAGTGGAGGGTCTGGCTCTCGATACGATTGGGGATCCGGATATTGAAGTAGGAGAGATCGAAAAAGGGCAAGAATTAAGTGTAAAAGCCAGTGTACCCGTCGTACCGGAAGTGACCTTGGGACAACTTGAAGGAATAGAGGTTGTCATGCCGAAGGCCAGGGAAGTAAAGAAAGCCGATATTGAAAAGTCTTTGGAGGAACTTCAGTACAAGAATAAAAAGATTACCGATAAAGAGATGGAGCCGGCTGAAAAGGGTGATACAGTTACCGTAGACTATGATTGTGAATTGGATGGTACAAAATTTGAACCGGTCGTGGATTACAAAGCCCTGCTTGACGACAGCCCGGACACCATGGGCTTCGAACTCCAGCTTAAGGGTGCCCGAAAGGGAGATATCCTTACTATCGAACAAGTTTTTCCTCAGGATCATCTGCAGCCTCAGATTGCGGGCAAAACGGCCTGTTTTAACGTCACAGTGAAAAAGGTGGAGAGAATCGAGATGCTGCCCTTGGATGACGCCTTTGCTCAAACGGTGGGCAACGTGAGCACAATGGAAGAATTCCGCGCTGAAATTAAGAAAAATCTTGAGGAAGCTGCAGCCCAACGGGTACAAATGCAGCGCAATAATGCCATTTTGAGTGAGCTCTTTAAGAGATGCCAAGTCAAGATCCCGGAGTCCCTGATCATGCAACGGGCCATGAGCATGCTGGAACAATTCTCCGGCCAGTTGGAGGCTGAAGGGGGAACCTTGGATCTTTATCTCCAGCTGATGAATAGAAAAAGCGAAGACTTCAAAAGAGAAGTTTGGCAAGATGCCGAGAATTCTCTGAAAGCAGACTATATCCTGGATAAGGTCATTAAAGAAAAGGGCTATACCGTCAGCGAAGAAGAGCTCAACCAAGGCTGTGAGAAATTTGCCCTCAGTATTAATATGGCGCCGGAGAATGCCAGACAAAATCTGGGGCCTCTTGTCAATAAAGTAGAGTATGATCTTAAAGCGGAAAAAGCATTCCACTATCTATTGGAACATGCTGTGATCAGGGAAGGTAATAAAATGGCCTGA
- a CDS encoding sigma-54 interaction domain-containing protein: MIPVKKKLKRTPNQTWNKPVMTKERWEGILAFKAQFVADSGADPLACPHLDKMVAESWIRSRLAGVDPYKNAVNHYLHREQYEKIVKKSAFLIEVTKPLFDVFKNLIHSSNYEMHLIDTAGNSLLNENSYRYLMNPLEKRDLHFTLSSSESTTGTCAHALALRHKKPVQLFGPEHYLWELQDIVASSAPVFNENNEVIAALSLIQHLNDSPWAEGYQVLCTHTLALITAITKAIEAQLKLHKSYEKLADNNQQLLLANSELSAANQQILTTHDLLRTTLSLTGEAIITIDCQGNILEMNETARKILQIPPDSQENVNITGYLSKNCLLLDWVAEGKDLTDKEEIFYFGNTPQSYIVSMKVVLGDNKNGGLAVLRFQNARTYNLNATKRAGTNASFHFDDLIGESPSFKGTLSLAKKFSKTSANILLLGESGTGKELLAQSIHNDYRPEGPFIALNCAAIPRSLIESELFGYESGSFTGADRTGRPGKIELADKGTLFLDEIGDMPLDIQAVLLRVLEDRKVLRIGGRKAKNVDFRVIAATNKDLRRMVQEKTFREDIYFRLSVLTIHIPPLRTRSGDIEKLCQYFLSNYCRSNGYGKKALSEEALYLLTSYSWPGNIRQLENAIIYGINLSDNSLIEARHLPTDILGADKVEKPKRPPAMEIPATHEAYGRSSTLQEMELNAIIMALEKTNNSVTKAAKILNISKSTLYRRLRELNM; encoded by the coding sequence ATGATTCCCGTTAAAAAAAAATTAAAACGAACCCCAAATCAGACTTGGAATAAACCGGTAATGACTAAAGAACGCTGGGAAGGCATTCTTGCTTTTAAGGCGCAATTTGTCGCCGATAGCGGCGCCGATCCGCTTGCCTGTCCGCATCTGGACAAGATGGTGGCGGAATCATGGATAAGATCCCGCCTAGCTGGGGTTGATCCTTATAAAAATGCCGTTAATCATTATCTGCATCGTGAACAGTACGAAAAAATAGTGAAGAAGAGCGCATTTCTCATTGAGGTGACCAAACCACTTTTCGACGTGTTCAAAAATCTTATTCACTCCTCCAATTATGAAATGCATTTAATCGATACCGCAGGCAACAGTCTCCTAAATGAAAACAGCTATAGGTATCTCATGAATCCTCTTGAGAAGAGAGACTTGCATTTCACCTTATCCAGCAGTGAAAGCACTACCGGAACATGCGCCCATGCGCTTGCCTTACGGCACAAAAAACCGGTGCAGCTGTTCGGCCCGGAACACTACCTTTGGGAACTGCAGGACATTGTAGCTTCATCGGCTCCGGTTTTTAACGAGAACAACGAAGTCATCGCCGCCTTGTCTCTGATCCAGCATTTAAATGACTCCCCCTGGGCGGAAGGGTATCAAGTTCTCTGTACCCATACCCTCGCTCTGATTACAGCCATAACCAAGGCTATTGAAGCCCAGCTCAAGCTCCATAAGAGTTATGAAAAATTAGCGGATAATAATCAGCAATTACTTCTGGCCAATAGCGAGCTCTCTGCTGCGAATCAGCAAATTCTCACCACCCATGATCTGCTGCGGACTACTTTGTCTTTGACCGGCGAGGCAATCATCACAATTGACTGCCAGGGCAATATTTTAGAAATGAACGAAACCGCCCGGAAAATACTGCAGATACCACCCGATTCTCAAGAAAATGTGAATATTACCGGCTATTTGTCCAAGAATTGTTTACTGTTAGACTGGGTTGCTGAAGGCAAAGATCTTACCGATAAGGAAGAAATATTCTATTTCGGCAATACGCCCCAATCCTATATTGTCAGCATGAAAGTGGTTCTGGGTGACAATAAAAATGGGGGACTGGCGGTACTGAGGTTTCAGAATGCCAGAACGTATAATCTGAACGCTACGAAAAGAGCCGGAACCAATGCCAGTTTCCATTTTGATGACCTGATCGGGGAGAGCCCCTCGTTTAAAGGGACTTTATCCTTAGCTAAAAAATTCTCCAAAACCTCTGCAAATATTTTGTTGTTGGGAGAAAGCGGCACCGGCAAAGAGCTGCTTGCGCAATCCATTCACAACGACTACCGGCCGGAGGGACCTTTTATCGCCTTGAATTGCGCCGCTATCCCTAGGTCGTTAATCGAAAGCGAATTATTCGGCTATGAGAGCGGTTCGTTTACCGGTGCCGATCGCACCGGCCGCCCCGGTAAAATTGAGTTGGCCGACAAGGGTACTTTGTTTCTGGACGAAATAGGCGACATGCCCCTGGATATTCAGGCGGTACTGCTGCGTGTTTTGGAAGACAGGAAGGTCTTACGGATTGGTGGACGAAAAGCAAAAAATGTGGATTTCCGCGTCATTGCTGCAACCAATAAAGATCTCCGGCGCATGGTGCAGGAGAAAACGTTTCGCGAAGATATTTATTTTCGCTTATCGGTTCTGACCATCCACATTCCGCCGCTTAGGACAAGAAGCGGCGATATCGAAAAATTATGCCAGTATTTCTTGTCGAATTACTGTAGAAGCAACGGATACGGAAAAAAAGCTCTGTCCGAAGAGGCCCTGTATCTGTTGACCTCATACAGCTGGCCGGGCAATATCCGCCAACTGGAGAATGCGATTATTTATGGTATCAATCTATCGGATAACTCTCTCATTGAAGCCAGGCATTTGCCGACAGATATCTTGGGAGCCGATAAAGTCGAAAAGCCCAAACGGCCTCCGGCTATGGAAATACCTGCAACCCATGAAGCTTATGGTCGTTCATCCACATTACAGGAAATGGAATTAAATGCCATTATTATGGCTTTAGAAAAAACGAATAATAGTGTAACGAAGGCGGCAAAAATCCTGAACATCAGCAAGTCAACCTTATATCGCCGTTTAAGAGAACTTAATATGTGA